GTTTGCCGTCGCTGATGCCGCAGGCCGCGCGCCAGTCCTCAAGGCCCACCGAGATGCTCTCGGCGCGCACGCCCGTCTCCCGGTAGCGGTGGGCCTCCAGCAGGCGGTAGAGCGCCCGCGCGGGGGGCTGCTCGATCTGGTGCAGCAGCCGGCCGTCGAGGGCCTGGGTGTAACCTGCCCGGATGCTGGCGGCGAGCTGGTCCCCGAGCTTGATGCTGAGGGTGGCGTCCGGAACGAGCTGCCGGGCCCGGTCCGCGTCGGGGTCGGCTCCCTCGCTCTGGTCCCAGTAGGTGATGCGGTCGATCAGGCGCAGCGTCTGGTTGGCCCAGGTCGTCCGGCCGGTGTCGGCCACCCAGCCCTCGCTGACGATGAACCCGGTCGACCACAGCCGCAGGAGGGACTCGCGCAGCCGGTGGTAGTTCTTGCCGTTGTTGGCGAGGAAGCTGGCCTCCCGCAACTCGTAGGCGCTGGTGTGCAGCCAGTTGTCCTCGGGCGTGCCCTTGAGGCCGAACAGGGTCTCGATGCCGAGGATGACGTTGGTGTCGCCCCCCCGGGGCCGGCCGTCGGCCGAGCGGCCCTCCACCCGGTAGCGGCGCTCTCCGATCTGGAATTCGCTGGTCCAGCGGGTCTCCGGACCCAGCCGGGTCTGGATGCTGACGATGCCGAGCCGCGCGATGTTGCGCTCGTCAAGGAGCGTGACCTGACCCGGTTTTTTGGCTGGTCGCATGGGTGTTGTTCCTTTCTGTTTAAAAGATATAAAAGAACAACAACAAGCGCAGGCGTCTCCCCCCGCCAGGACGGTGTTTTCCGTCCCGAACGGACCAAAGGTATCGCTAGTTCCGGGGGAAACGGACCAAAGGTATCGCTAGTTCTGGGGGGGAAGGGGCCAAAGGTATCGCTGTGGATAACTTTGGCCGCGAAAACACGCCGTAGCGCAAAGAACATCGCCTCAGCCGACAGAAACCCCCAGAACGGACCAAAGGTATCGCTAGGCTCCCCGTTCGCGTGGGACCAAAGGTATCGCTACCCGTGGCGAAAACGGACCAAAGGTATCGCTACCAGGAAATGTCGCTGTAGAGCACCTTTTCTCCCCTCAGACCTGGGACGGACCAAAGGTGTCGCTACGGTGCCGCCCCATCGGCCGACCGTAAGCCGGGCAATTTCGGGGGTCTTCGGTGCCGGTTCGGACCAAAGGTATCGCTATCCGCCGGGCCGCTTTTGCCTGACCTGTGGTGGGGCGCTGTGGCGCGCGGCCGCCGGGCCGGAGTGACGTTAGAATCACGTGATTCCAGAACGGCAGGAGAAGCCATGACCCTGATCACCACCATCCACAGCTACGCAGGCGGCGTGGCCAAGAGCGCCACGGCGCGTGACCTGAGCACCGCCCTGGCCCTCCTGGGCCACCGGGTGCTGCTGATCGACGCCGACCACCAGGCCGACCTGAGCGTGAGCCTCGGCGTGGATGTCGACGAGCAGTTCGAGAACGCGGACGACTCGTTCGCCTGCACCGTCGGACCCGCGGTGCTGGGCACGGGGGCGCTGCCCCGGCCTCGTCCGACCTTCGGCTTCGACCTGATCCCCAGCAGCATCACCCTCTACAACCTGGAAAAGGAACTGAAGGCCGACGTGAGCATGGTCGTCGGCCTGCGGTACGCGCTGGAGGAGGTGCGGGCGGCCGGGGAGTACGACTTCGTCTTCATCGACACCAACCCCACCCTGGGGGACATGGCCACGCTGGCCCTGCTGGCGGCCGACCGGGTGCTGCTGCCTATCCCGCCCAACCGCAAGGGGCTGCGGGCGGGCACCTTCATCCGCTCCCGGGTGGAGAAGGGGCACTACCACCGCCTCAACCCCGGGCTGCGGGTGCTGCCGCCCGTGATCACCCAGGCCCCGAACACCGTGCTCGCCCGGCGGTACATGGGGGAGATCACGGAACAGTTCGGGAGCACGCTCGGTGTGATCAAGCAGCGCCCGGGGCTCTACCCCACGGCGATGGAACGGGCCGTCCCGGTGCCCCAACTCGACCAGGGGGAGGGTCGGGCCGAGGTGATGGCGGTGGCGGAGCGCTTTCTCAGGGAGGTGGGGGGCGACCATGGCGCGTGAGGACCTGCTCGACGGGGGGCTGAGCCGGGTGGCCGCGCAGGGGACCCTGCGCCAGCTGCGGCGCGAGCAGCTCGTGCCGGCCCCCTGGCAACCGCGCCGCAGCTTCGACCGGTCGGCGCTGCTGGCCCTGGCCCGCAGCGTGCGGGCCGAGGGGGTCCGG
This window of the Deinococcus aestuarii genome carries:
- a CDS encoding replication initiator protein A, coding for MRPAKKPGQVTLLDERNIARLGIVSIQTRLGPETRWTSEFQIGERRYRVEGRSADGRPRGGDTNVILGIETLFGLKGTPEDNWLHTSAYELREASFLANNGKNYHRLRESLLRLWSTGFIVSEGWVADTGRTTWANQTLRLIDRITYWDQSEGADPDADRARQLVPDATLSIKLGDQLAASIRAGYTQALDGRLLHQIEQPPARALYRLLEAHRYRETGVRAESISVGLEDWRAACGISDGKPSRVLRTLDEAHQELIAQGYLEEVRPEGRRGQLTVTYVFRAADAPDPSLVQALREAGVSAPRANVLAKQYPDRVPGALTFLEHRRSVSTTPVRNPGGLLADYLEHPEKYVVPEGVGPTPAEEPERVRERQARDRRAQEQAAQQQFEAEQQVLLSLPPEEQWTAAAPTLRTLLFRRLREGEWPELERLCREGDLSATSLVREASAYAARGQLPEFLASLRQQFRPASP
- a CDS encoding ParA family protein, with product MTLITTIHSYAGGVAKSATARDLSTALALLGHRVLLIDADHQADLSVSLGVDVDEQFENADDSFACTVGPAVLGTGALPRPRPTFGFDLIPSSITLYNLEKELKADVSMVVGLRYALEEVRAAGEYDFVFIDTNPTLGDMATLALLAADRVLLPIPPNRKGLRAGTFIRSRVEKGHYHRLNPGLRVLPPVITQAPNTVLARRYMGEITEQFGSTLGVIKQRPGLYPTAMERAVPVPQLDQGEGRAEVMAVAERFLREVGGDHGA